In Mytilus edulis chromosome 13, xbMytEdul2.2, whole genome shotgun sequence, a single window of DNA contains:
- the LOC139501202 gene encoding uncharacterized protein gives MHVNNSFSDKNRLTEESQERNISFSKSKVILVIFAISLHVIPTAAVVKISVETKSDEEFRQDLEQDKSFPQYNIMKDNRDIQYMVNEAKKNRFQRIWTILDEKPYLINVIPENESYSLLHLATLLNNTDAVYKLSNFTSCDVLVKSAPTFKRKNAGDKTPEQLAKNNVIKVYLKTFTEKRMQERFGNTPVFVTTQAKGEKYNTLGLPLMLLTMSSYKKTFFGNTSLSPSDHFQNLLNYTFQSSKVRLKNVENEVINSLYGFNANSAKILRVNTTRLFYGKIVKLYTGNHVYMEMNKALKREALFDYNTYRPRSSALHFGPYALMLDSVLTFWNELIPYTEITYRGVSVNISSHYDVNMTFVYLDFVSTTDDKKIAESFAGTHGSVLVIDNTHFCAWQPRDIAKYSDFPHEREYLYPSGAEFLVTAMDGRHIFLKLVNPSILGK, from the exons ATGCATGTCAACAATTCATTCAGTGATAAAAATCGTCTGACTGAGGAATCACAAGAACGAAAT ATTTCCTTTTCAAAGAGTAAAGTCATACTCGTCATTTTTGCTATTAGTTTACATGTAATACCAACAGCTGCAGTTGTTAAAATAAGTGTCGAAACAAAGAGCGATGAAGAATTCAGACAAGACCTCGAACAAGACAAAAG tTTCCCGCAATACAACATCATGAAAGACAATCGGGACATACAATACATGGTAAATGAAGCTAAAAAGAACAGATTTCAACGAATATGGACGATTTTGGACGAGAAACCTTACCTTATAAATGTTATACCGGAAAATGAATCTTACTCGTTGCTTCATCTTGCGACACTACTGAACAATACCGACGCCGTTTATAAACTTTCAAACTTTACATCATGCGACGTTCTGGTGAAGAGTGCACCAACTTTCAAAAGGAAAAATGCAGGAGACAAAACACCAGAACAACTCGCTAAGAATAATGTCATCAAAGTCTATCTTAAGACTTTTACAGAAAAGCGTATGCAGGAACGTTTCGGTAACACACCCGTTTTCGTTACAACTCAAGCAAAAGGTGAGAAATACAATACACTAGGACTTCCATTGATGTTACTCACAATGAGTTCATACAAGAAAACATTCTTTGGAAATACATCTTTATCTCCATCGGATCATTTTCAAAACCTCCTTAATTACACATTTCAAAGTTCAAAAGTTCGTCTGAAAAATGTCGAGAATGAAGTCATTAATTCGCTTTATGGATTCAACGCTAATTCGGCCAAAATACTTCGAGTAAATACAACAAGGCTCTTTTAtgggaagatagtaaaactataTACAGGAAATCATGTGTATATGGAAATGAACAAAGCACTGAAGCGTGAAGCTTTGTTTGATTATAACACTTACAGGCCTCGAAGTAGTGCACTTCATTTTGGACCGTATGCACTTATGCTTGACTCAGTTCTTACATTTTGGAATGAACTAATACCCTATACTGAAATAACATATAGGGGCGTTTCTGTAAATATTTCAAGTCATTATGATGTGAACATGACCtttgtgtatttagattttgtttCGACCACAGACGATAAGAAAATTGCTGAGAGCTTTGCAGGGACACACGGAAGTGTACTTGTTATAGACAATACGCACTTTTGTGCTTGGCAACCACGTGATATTGCTAAATATTCCGACTTTCCGCATGAGCGGGAATATTTGTACCCCTCTGGAGCTGAGTTTTTAGTAACCGCTATGGATGGACGCCATATTTTTCTCAAACTGGTAAACCCTTCAATTCTAGGAAAATAA